One segment of Leptospirillum ferrooxidans C2-3 DNA contains the following:
- the radC gene encoding RadC family protein, giving the protein MTLEERHYRVAEWPVEDRPREKLAARGAWSLSDSELLAILLRVGSRKETVVALAQRLLAHFGGLSALSAARIPELSSISGVGMAKGAQLLAAFELGRRAAAPRDERDPVISSGQEVYDILGPKLRDARRESFWALLLNQKHRLLKTEKISEGSLTMTLVHPREAFLPAVRESAAAVIFVHNHPSGDPEPSVDDYNLTVRLIECGELLGIRVVDHIVLGDHAFVSLRDRGAFRQK; this is encoded by the coding sequence ATGACACTGGAGGAAAGACATTACCGGGTGGCCGAGTGGCCTGTTGAAGACCGACCAAGGGAAAAGCTTGCGGCAAGGGGAGCATGGTCACTTTCCGATTCGGAGCTTTTGGCGATTCTTCTTCGTGTGGGCTCCCGAAAAGAGACCGTTGTTGCACTGGCACAGCGGCTCTTGGCCCATTTTGGAGGGCTTTCAGCTCTTTCAGCCGCGAGAATACCGGAACTTTCGTCGATATCAGGAGTCGGAATGGCGAAAGGAGCTCAGCTTCTGGCGGCGTTCGAGCTGGGCAGAAGGGCGGCCGCTCCAAGGGATGAGAGAGATCCTGTCATCAGTTCTGGGCAGGAGGTCTATGACATTTTGGGGCCAAAGCTCCGGGATGCCAGGAGGGAAAGTTTCTGGGCGTTGTTGCTGAACCAGAAGCACAGGCTTTTAAAGACAGAGAAAATCTCGGAAGGCTCACTGACAATGACGCTGGTCCATCCCCGGGAAGCTTTTCTGCCTGCGGTCAGGGAATCAGCTGCTGCGGTGATCTTTGTGCACAACCATCCGTCAGGAGATCCTGAGCCATCGGTTGACGATTATAATCTGACGGTTCGTCTGATTGAATGTGGGGAGCTGTTGGGGATCCGTGTGGTCGATCACATTGTTCTTGGTGATCATGCCTTTGTCAGTTTGAGAGACCGGGGAGCCTTCAGGCAAAAATGA